GCGCGTAGCCCGCCATCGCGGTCCAGAAGATGTCGAGCAGCGCGATGTCGTACGCCGCCGCTCGGCCGATCTCCTCGCCGAGGTGGGTGTGGGTGCCGCCCAACGCGTCCAGCACCGGCTGGTGCTCGGCATAGAGTTCCGTTGGGCCGCTGTGGATAAGCACCGCGTGCGGCGTTCCGATGGTGGTGATCGGCGTCATGATGGCACCGTCGAGGTATCGGACGCCGTGCTTGGCCGCCCAGTCCGCGGTGTCCCGGGCTCGGTCCGGAGTGTCGGCGGTCAGGTTCACCACGGTGCGCCCCTTGAGCGCATCGGTGACCGCGTCACGTCGCAGGATGGCGTCCGACGCGTCGTAGTTCACCACACAGACCACGGTCAACCCACTAGCGGCGACCGCCTCCTCGACCGACCGGGCGCTGACCGCGCCCCGCTCGACTAGCTCCCGATCCCGGCCAGGGGTCCGGTTCCAGACCGTGGTCTGCAGACCGGCGTCCAGGAATGCGCCGGCGAGGGACCGCCCCATCGGTCCCAGACCGAGCACGGTGACAGACTTTTCGGTGTACGAGGACATGCTTGACTCCCACCATAAATGTCAGTAAACGGTAGTGAATAGGACGAAGATGACGCGCAGTCGTGCCCAGGACCCAAACGTCTGCGGAGTGACCGCCGCGATCGCCGTGATCGACGGCAAATGGAAGACGACTCTGCTCTGGCTGCTGGAATCCGGTCCGCGCCGTCCCGGAGAGCTGCGCCGGCAGCTGCCAGGCCTCACCGAGAAGGTGTTGACTCAGGCGCTCCGGGAAATGGAGGCCGACGGACTGGTGCACCGGGAGGTGCACGACGTGCTGCCGCTGAAGACCGAATACTTGCTGACCGCGTTCGGCCGCGAACTCGCTGAGGCGTTGTCCCCCCTTTCCGACTGGGGCCACCGCCGCCTGAAGAAGCTCACCGAGGCCGACCGGGCCTCCTGAAACATCGCCTACCTCCCCATCCACCCGGATCTGGCCGCCTCGCGACCGCCCACAACCAGATTCGCCCCGCCCCCTCGCGCCGACAAGTACCCACAAAAAGGTGGCTACGCAGGCGGTGTCGGGTGCTCAGACCGGTCACATCCGCGCAGCCACATGAGACCGCCGAGACCAGGCCGCCAGTTCAGTACGCAGCCGGACATCGGCAATTCCCAAGCTGACAGTTGCCAACGGTGCGATCATCTCGGAAGGTTTGCGACGGAGGCAGAGACGATGAAGATCCTGTACTACCCGCCTACGCCGGAGGTCGAGCTGAGCGGGGACGCCTCCGAGTTGCGGCAGCTTGCCCGAATGATGGTTGCGGGGGCCGGGCGGTGTGAGGCTGAGGACACTGCCGGTGACGTCCCTGGCGAGGTGGCGTTGACGGCCGTGTGCGTCGAATTCCGGGCAGGCCAGTGCTGCGAGCATCAGCGTTGATGTGCTTAACCGTTGTCTGTATTTCGTCGGCGATCTGGAGCGGCTCGACGTCCTCGCGGCCAACGTAAGTGCCATGGCGGACATGGAGGACGGCGGGCATCTGCACGTCGACCACTTTCCAGATCATCCGTACCTGGCACCGGGCTCGATCCCGCTGGTCGTAAACGGTCCGCATGGAGGCATGCCGGTCCATTGACACGGAGGCCCTCGAACTACCCTTCGAGCCGCGCCAACAAATCTTTTCGCAGGGCCCATGACTCGTCGTTGATGCACTCTGCTAGGCAGGCGAGCCCGAGTGCCAAGGGCCAGGAAGCCGCCTGTCTGTGCTGAGGCAGCATATCGAGCGGTCGGCTGGGATCCCACAGTCGCAGAGGTGCGAGACTGACCGCCATAAATTCGTGAACATACGACCGTTCTACCCGGCGCGGTGGCCGGTCGACCACCTGATCACCCGTAAGGTTGAGGAGGGTCACGGCGCAGAACTCTGGCATCGCGCCCCGGCTGACCCATCGACCGTGACCAACGAGAGAGCTCTCTTCTATATCGCGTGCCGTAAGGTGGCACTCTTCCCGCAACTCACGCTCGGCTCCGCTTATCGCGATTTTCTGGATAGTCCAGTCAGCCATGTCACGGGGCACGTCCTTGGGTTCGAGCGCCCCCGAGCCGGACGGGGCGAGCAAGCCAGGACTGCCGATGTTGCCGTCGGTCTGCGCGACAAGAAGCAACTGCCCGTCGGTGGTGAAGGCTAGCGTCGATACGCCGATCAGGTTCGCGAGACGACTGCGCTTGAAAGGGACCAGCCGGCCGTCCAGGTCGAGGATGAGGTCCCGCCCACGAACAGCTGGGCTCTTCCGCCCGACCTCCCAGATGTCCAACGGGGCGAGCAGGTTGCTGCACATGAAGTCGAAGTAGCGGCCGGCTCTCAGCTTGGCGACATCGTCGCTCAAAAGATCCGACGCCAGACAGAGCGTGCTGTCGTTGTAGATCTTTCCCGTTCTCGCACGGTAGGTTAGATAGTCAAGCGACCAGGTTCTCAGGTCACGTGGAAGTTTGTAATCGGGGGTCTGGACAATAGCTCGGATGGGCCGCTTGCGCAGCTCGGCGTTCTCGCGGGACAGCAGAATTCCTACGTCGCGGGCGCTTTCCACGCTTGGTCCGAGGTCCGCCGAAAGGCTAATCACGTCCCGGTAGGTGTCGCCCGTCCGTTGCTGGAACCGGACCTCTTTTGAACGGCGTCGGTTGGCTCCGGTCTCTAGGAGGGAGAGGGTAGCGCCAGCGAGGCCCGCGGCTACACTGACTGGCCGAGGCGGGTCGACCAGAGACGTCGCCAACCCGAACGAGGCTAGAACCAAACCAGCGGTGGTCAGCCTGTATCGCCACAGTCTGTAGCGCCAGATGGCGGTCTTTGTTCTCACCATTCTCTTCGGTCCAAGCATCCGCGCCCTCCGGTGGTGCGACGTGCCTCGGGGGCCGCATCGTAGCGGCAAAAGCGGAGGCGCGTCGCCCGCTCAGAAAGCCCGGACTTCATAGTGATTCAGGACAATCCCGAGCAGGACCGGCCTTCGACGGCCAGCTCCGCGTCGTTGGCAGTCATGAATCTGACTCCTGCGACGGTGTTCGTGGCGACGGCGGAAGTGATCAAGAACTGGACGTGGCGGCAACGGCCTCGCGGACTGCGCGCTCGTACTGGTTCCGACGGAACACGAAAGGACCGAAGCTCCCGTAGTCGCGCTTGGGACGATGGGGCTGTGCGAAGCCGCGCCACGTCACCGAGTCGTCAGCAGTGACCACCTGGGCATCCAGTGGCCAGCAGCCAACCTCGCCGCAGTCGCAACCGAGCAGGTTGATCACACCCATCCTGGCCCAGTACGCGGAGTCCGGTCGCCCAGCGAGGTAGGCGGCCAGGTCGCCGAAGTTGAAGTGGTCGAGCACGAGCCCGGCATACGCGCCAGGCACATCGTGGCCGGCGGCATGTTCGAAGCCGGAAACCAGGTCCACCAGGCTCACGTCGTCGACGTACGGCATCAGTTCGCGTGCTGGGTTCGGCCCACCGCCCCATGGACGGATCTCGAAACGAACCCTGCGAATGAACGGCCGAGGTGGCACGAGGCCAAGTATGCCGCAGGCCGTCCCAAGGGCCAGGTTTGCCGCTACTGCGATCCCGCAACGCGCTCGCGTTAGGACTCTGCGGGGCTGGTCAGGTTCTAAAGGTGCGGCGGCATGTCCGCCGTAACACCGGCTCGGGCTGCCGAGGTGGCAGCCTGGAGCTATGGCGCGGACTGAGCACTACCACGACCCGGACGCCCCCACGGCCAACAGCATCGTTGTGGCGGTCTCCGTCTTCGTCACCGACCAACAGGGGCTGCTGCTCCTCGTCAAGCGCGACGACAACGGCGTGTGGTCCCTGCCCGGTGGGGGGCAGGAGATCGGCGAGTACGTCGCCGAGACGGCCGTACGCGCGACCCTTGCGGCAACCGGCGTGCTCGTCGAGGTGGCAGGCGTGGTTGGCGTGTACTCCGACCCTTCGCATGTCATCGAGCACGCCGATGGCGAAGTGCGGCAGCAACTATCGCTCTGCTTCCGAGCACGGCCACTAACCGGCGTATCGACGCCGAGCGGTGAGCCAACCGCGATGCGGTGGGTGACGCGCGAGGAGTTGAGCCGACTCTCGGTCCACCCGTCGACGATGCTCCGCATCAAGCATGGCTACGAGGACCGCCGCGAGGCATACGTGGGTTGAGAGGCAAAGGCGTACCTCGGTCAGGAGGCAAGCCGCGCGAGCGCAGCGGCCGAGGTTTGTCAGGGGGCGATGACACGGTGGGTCCGACGAGTTCGTGTCCAAAGCAGTACATCCGGCAAATGTCCCGTCCGACATCCTGGAGGCGTCCTTCCATGACCTTCGCACCTGTGATCATCAGTCTGCCCATCGCCGACCGGCCGACCTCGCACCGCTTCTACCGCGACGGCCTCGGTCTGGACACCGTGGGGGAGGTGGCCGACGACGGCATCCCGGAGCCTCTGCAGTTCGTGGTCAACGACGGGCTGCGGCTGATGCTGATCCCGACCGGGGGCTTCGGCTGGGTGATCGGCCGGCACGAGGTCGCCGCGCGGGGGCAGAGTGAGTGCGTGCTCAGCCTCAGCGTCGCCTCGCCCGCCGACGCCGACGCGATCGTCGAGCGGGCCCGCGCCGCGGGGGCCGAGGTGGTCAGCGAGCCGGTGGCACAACCCTGGGGATACACGGGCGTGTTCGCCGACCCGGACGGTCACTTGTGGATGGTCTCCGCCGATTCGGAGTCCTGAAAAGCGTCGGTGGTACCGGGTACGGTCCGGCCGTGACCGTGACCACCGATGCCACTGGGACGTTGCCCACCCCCGCCGACGAAGCCCGGCTGTGGGCGCTCATCGAGTCGGCGTGGGCCGAGTTGGGC
The nucleotide sequence above comes from Micromonospora sp. NBC_00389. Encoded proteins:
- a CDS encoding Imm32 family immunity protein, whose product is MADMEDGGHLHVDHFPDHPYLAPGSIPLVVNGPHGGMPVH
- a CDS encoding VOC family protein codes for the protein MTFAPVIISLPIADRPTSHRFYRDGLGLDTVGEVADDGIPEPLQFVVNDGLRLMLIPTGGFGWVIGRHEVAARGQSECVLSLSVASPADADAIVERARAAGAEVVSEPVAQPWGYTGVFADPDGHLWMVSADSES
- a CDS encoding winged helix-turn-helix transcriptional regulator codes for the protein MTAAIAVIDGKWKTTLLWLLESGPRRPGELRRQLPGLTEKVLTQALREMEADGLVHREVHDVLPLKTEYLLTAFGRELAEALSPLSDWGHRRLKKLTEADRAS
- a CDS encoding NUDIX hydrolase; protein product: MARTEHYHDPDAPTANSIVVAVSVFVTDQQGLLLLVKRDDNGVWSLPGGGQEIGEYVAETAVRATLAATGVLVEVAGVVGVYSDPSHVIEHADGEVRQQLSLCFRARPLTGVSTPSGEPTAMRWVTREELSRLSVHPSTMLRIKHGYEDRREAYVG
- a CDS encoding NAD(P)-dependent oxidoreductase codes for the protein MSSYTEKSVTVLGLGPMGRSLAGAFLDAGLQTTVWNRTPGRDRELVERGAVSARSVEEAVAASGLTVVCVVNYDASDAILRRDAVTDALKGRTVVNLTADTPDRARDTADWAAKHGVRYLDGAIMTPITTIGTPHAVLIHSGPTELYAEHQPVLDALGGTHTHLGEEIGRAAAYDIALLDIFWTAMAGYAHALAVAKVEGVTARELAPFAKGIATILPPIFEEAAEEVDRGSFSGEGNPITSTVSSMAHIVHTSEAHGIDAGVMRAAEGLARRAIGLGHGTDGFMRVAEVLGRR